The window CTCCAGCAGTTGTCCAGGGAGGCTCTCTTTGGGGACGAGGTTGCAGGTCTCGCTCTTGAGGTCGAAGACAATCAAAACCTTCCCCTCTTTTAACTGGCGAAGAACCTGCTGAACCTGACTCTCCAACGATGATCCGCCATCCGTGAGTTCCGTCCATTCTCGCGTTACAAATTCAGTCACAAGATTGCGCAGCGTCACGGGGTCAATCTGCTCCACCGGCACAACCACGCCCTCTTCGGTCTCTCTCTGTTGCTGATTCTTTTCGATGAGCTTTCTCCATCGCTGTCTGTCGATTTTTGAGGAACCAACACTGTTATTTAATCTTTGTGATAATTCACCCTTCTCCATGAGGGAGAAGGTGGCCGCAGGCCAGATGAGAGGGGGCATTGAACATCCTTACAACCGCCATTCCCGCCGATGTACCGCCAGATACTGCTGCGCCGGCCAGAGGTCGCGGTCCGGCGGCGGGATGATGCTGCGACCGCTAAGGGTCAACAGGAAACCGGGGGCGTTAGGAATGAGGCCAATCTGGCGCGAGGTGATGACGTTGTAATTGTCGCAAACGCCCAGCATCCCTTCATCGAAGGCCCAGTGGCAGAGTTTGCACAGCGCCATACCGTTACGGATGTCGTCATTCTGGGTCTTGCTCCAACGGACGATGTGAGCGGCATCGACGACGGTGTGCCCTTCCGGGGTGACGATCCGCACGCCGCAGAGGGCGCAGCGGTGGTCGTAGGTGGTGACAACGATACGCCGGAAACCCTGATCACGCACAGCGGGCTTGTAAGCGTCCGCGCCCAAGGTCTCATTGACCAGCGGCAGATGGCTCTTCTCCTCCAGTTCCAGACTGTAGCTGTAGGCCTCGGCGTTGTTGACGGCCTGTTCCTCCAGCATCGCCCGCGCCTCGTCCGAAAAACAGGAACGCAACAACGACTCGCGCAGGGCGTTGCGGCTTTCGGGCTGCTGCATGGCATCGAAAAGGTCTTCGTCGAGGCGGGCGCCGAGGGTGACGGTGCGCAGTTGGCTGACCGAGCTGATGTTGTTGACCGTTGCCGGGATGATCTCATGTCCCGGCAGCGGCACCAGTTCCCAGAACGGTTCGTTGTGCAGGCGGGAGAAGGGAAAGGCGATGCTGCTGGTCTGTCCGAGCGGGATGATGCGCCGCCAGTAGAGGTTGAAGAGTTCGTTAAGTTCGGTCAGATCGCCGGTGACAGCGATGAAGGGTGAGGTGATGACGCCACGCGCGACCAGGTCGAGGACCGCCAGCAGCAGGAGCGGCTTGTGCGGGGCCTGTCGTTTGCTGGCCGCCGTGAAGACGGCGTTGGGTGCCCGGCGGAGATGGGCGAAGTGGTGGATGTAGGTTTTGAAGTTTGTCATTGATACCGGTTCGATGCTTTTTCGGAGCAGGTTGCGAAGTTCACCCATTTAATAAACGTTATTGATACGTTATTAATTGAAACACAACTGAGTCTGACACAG of the Deltaproteobacteria bacterium HGW-Deltaproteobacteria-4 genome contains:
- a CDS encoding HNH endonuclease: MTNFKTYIHHFAHLRRAPNAVFTAASKRQAPHKPLLLLAVLDLVARGVITSPFIAVTGDLTELNELFNLYWRRIIPLGQTSSIAFPFSRLHNEPFWELVPLPGHEIIPATVNNISSVSQLRTVTLGARLDEDLFDAMQQPESRNALRESLLRSCFSDEARAMLEEQAVNNAEAYSYSLELEEKSHLPLVNETLGADAYKPAVRDQGFRRIVVTTYDHRCALCGVRIVTPEGHTVVDAAHIVRWSKTQNDDIRNGMALCKLCHWAFDEGMLGVCDNYNVITSRQIGLIPNAPGFLLTLSGRSIIPPPDRDLWPAQQYLAVHRREWRL